A stretch of the Mycobacterium shigaense genome encodes the following:
- a CDS encoding adenylate/guanylate cyclase domain-containing protein has translation MELGPRDSEPGAPLRTDPGAVTAARSPASTSVAGRRPAASLHSAALWLRSTNRSPGVVAFIRRARRLLPGDPEFGDPLSTAGDGGPRAAARAADRLLGDRDAASREVSLTVLQVWQALSEAVARRPANPEVTLVFTDLVGFSTWSLQAGDDAALTLLRRAARAVEPPLLDAGGHIVKRMGDGIMAVFRNPTVAVQAVLAAKDELKAVEVGGYQPRMRVGVHTGRPQRLAADWLGVDVNIAARVMERAAKGGVMISGQTLDLIPQSELDALGVVAKRARKPMFSAKVAGIPADLAIYRLEYS, from the coding sequence GTGGAACTGGGGCCTCGCGATTCGGAGCCGGGGGCGCCCTTGCGAACCGACCCCGGCGCGGTGACGGCGGCGAGGTCTCCCGCCTCGACCTCCGTCGCGGGCCGGCGCCCCGCGGCGTCGCTCCACAGCGCAGCCCTGTGGTTGCGGTCCACCAATCGCAGCCCGGGCGTGGTGGCGTTCATCCGCCGCGCACGGCGCCTGTTGCCCGGCGATCCCGAGTTCGGCGACCCGCTGTCCACCGCGGGTGACGGCGGACCGCGGGCCGCCGCGCGGGCCGCCGACCGTTTGCTGGGAGACCGCGACGCCGCATCACGCGAGGTCAGCCTGACCGTGCTGCAGGTGTGGCAGGCGCTGAGCGAGGCCGTTGCGCGGCGGCCGGCTAACCCCGAAGTGACGCTGGTGTTCACGGATCTGGTCGGATTTTCCACCTGGTCGTTGCAGGCCGGCGACGACGCAGCCCTCACCCTGCTGCGGCGGGCGGCGCGGGCCGTCGAACCGCCGTTGCTGGATGCCGGCGGCCACATCGTCAAGCGGATGGGGGACGGGATCATGGCGGTCTTCCGCAATCCGACCGTCGCCGTGCAGGCCGTGCTGGCCGCCAAGGACGAACTGAAAGCGGTCGAGGTGGGCGGCTACCAGCCCCGCATGCGGGTGGGTGTGCATACCGGCCGACCGCAGCGGCTGGCCGCGGACTGGCTCGGCGTGGACGTCAACATCGCCGCTCGCGTCATGGAACGGGCGGCCAAGGGTGGGGTGATGATCTCAGGCCAAACTCTCGACCTGATCCCGCAAAGCGAACTGGACGCGCTCGGTGTCGTCGCTAAACGCGCACGCAAACCGATGTTTTCGGCGAAGGTGGCCGGCATCCCCGCGGACCTGGCGATCTACCGTCTGGAATACTCTTAG
- a CDS encoding rhomboid-like protein, which produces MFGGLLSRLARVQFTVGYVAVLLGVSCAVLVLGPHWHDVLVARASTNLHNLSHGHLGTLLGSALVVDAGPLYFWLPFLTCLLALAELHLRTIRLVVAFLVGHIGATLVVAGALATSIELGWLPLSIAHASDVGMSYGALAVLGAMTAAIPARWRPAWIGFWIAAGVSSAIIGADFTDAGHTVAVILGVLVSARFRQPIHWTPVLSVMLVASSGFGFLMLAHHWGTMAAAPAFGVLGAFVAYKTAQFRGRRRALPTPAADGGALTTPQPVLAG; this is translated from the coding sequence ATGTTTGGGGGACTGCTTTCCCGGCTCGCCCGGGTCCAATTCACTGTGGGGTACGTCGCAGTGCTACTTGGGGTCAGCTGCGCTGTCCTGGTGCTCGGCCCGCACTGGCATGACGTGCTCGTTGCGCGCGCCAGCACCAACCTGCACAACCTGTCCCACGGACACCTCGGCACGCTGCTGGGCAGCGCGCTGGTCGTCGACGCCGGTCCGCTCTACTTCTGGCTCCCGTTCCTCACCTGCCTGCTCGCGCTCGCGGAACTGCACCTGCGCACCATTCGGCTGGTGGTCGCGTTCTTGGTCGGCCACATCGGCGCCACGCTGGTGGTGGCGGGCGCGCTGGCCACGTCGATCGAACTCGGCTGGCTGCCGCTGTCGATTGCCCACGCCAGCGATGTGGGGATGAGCTATGGCGCACTGGCCGTGCTCGGGGCGATGACGGCGGCGATTCCTGCCCGCTGGCGCCCGGCGTGGATCGGATTCTGGATCGCGGCCGGCGTGTCGTCGGCGATCATCGGGGCCGATTTCACCGACGCGGGGCACACCGTGGCGGTGATACTGGGCGTGCTGGTGTCGGCCCGTTTCAGGCAGCCCATCCACTGGACACCGGTGCTGTCGGTGATGCTGGTCGCATCGTCGGGCTTCGGATTCCTCATGCTGGCGCACCACTGGGGAACGATGGCCGCCGCACCGGCATTCGGTGTCCTGGGTGCGTTTGTGGCGTACAAGACCGCCCAGTTCAGGGGTAGGCGCCGGGCGCTGCCGACCCCGGCTGCCGACGGCGGGGCGTTGACCACTCCGCAGCCGGTCCTGGCTGGTTAA
- the rpmI gene encoding 50S ribosomal protein L35, translating into MPKAKTHSGATKRFRRTGTGKIVRQKANRRHLLEHKPSKRTRRLDGRTVVAANDTKRINALLNG; encoded by the coding sequence ATGCCAAAGGCCAAGACCCACAGCGGGGCCACCAAGCGGTTCCGGCGCACCGGTACCGGAAAGATCGTCCGCCAGAAAGCCAATCGGCGGCATCTGCTCGAGCACAAGCCCAGCAAGCGAACCCGGCGGCTGGACGGCCGCACCGTGGTGGCAGCCAACGACACCAAGCGCATCAACGCGCTGCTGAACGGCTGA
- the pheT gene encoding phenylalanine--tRNA ligase subunit beta — protein MRIPYSWLREVVTAGAPDWNATAGELEQALVRIGHEVEEIATLGPVEGPLTVGRVSGIEELTDFKKPIRACLVDVGEQKPREIVCGATNFAVGDLVVVALPGTTLPGGFAIATRKTYGRVSDGMICSTAELGMGVEQPGILVLPAGTAEPGADGAAVLGLDDVVLHLAITPDRGYCMSVRGLAREIACAYELDFVDPASDAVIAPLPAEGEAWPLTVQPETGVRRFALRPVTGIDPAAVSPWWLQRRLLLSGIRATSPAVDVTNYVMLELGHPMHAHDRNRITGALTVRFARPGETVRTLDDVDRKLDPGDVLIVDEAATAAIGGVMGAASTEVRDDSTDVLLEAAVWDPAGVSRTQRRLHLPSEAARRYERAVDPAISVAVLDRCAALLADITGGTAAPTLSDWRGDPPVGDSADWAGPPISIAADLPDRVAGVAYPPGATARRLRQIGAAVTEDGELLTVTPPSWRPDLLQPADLVEEVLRLEGLEAIPSVLPQAPAGRGLTAGQKRRRAIGKALAGAGYVEVLPTPFLPAGVFDLWGLAVDDPRRNTADVLNPLEADRPALATTLLPGLLESLGRNVSRGLVDVALFAIAQVVQPTQQTGRLELIPVDRRPTDAEIAGLDASLPRQPQHVAAVLTGLREPRGPWGPGRRVEAADAFETVRVIARAGGFGVTLRAAQYLPWHPGRCAEVLVGQTAVGYAGQLHPAVVERTGLPKGTCAIELNLDAIPIVEALPAPRVSPFPAVFQDLSLVVSAEVPAAAVVDAVRDGAGELLEHLELFDVFTGAQVGEGRKSLTFALRFRAPDRTLTEDDASAARDAAVRRAAEAVGAELRA, from the coding sequence ATGCGCATCCCGTACAGCTGGCTGCGCGAGGTCGTTACCGCCGGTGCCCCGGACTGGAACGCCACCGCAGGCGAACTCGAGCAGGCCCTGGTGCGCATCGGCCACGAGGTCGAGGAGATCGCCACCCTCGGCCCGGTGGAGGGTCCGCTGACCGTGGGCCGGGTGAGCGGCATCGAGGAGCTCACGGACTTCAAGAAACCGATCCGCGCCTGCCTGGTCGATGTCGGTGAGCAAAAGCCACGCGAGATCGTTTGCGGGGCAACCAATTTCGCGGTCGGTGATCTTGTCGTGGTCGCCCTGCCCGGCACGACGCTCCCCGGCGGCTTCGCCATCGCGACTCGCAAGACCTACGGGCGGGTCTCCGACGGAATGATCTGCTCGACGGCCGAACTCGGCATGGGTGTCGAGCAGCCTGGAATCCTGGTGCTGCCCGCGGGCACCGCGGAGCCGGGCGCCGACGGCGCCGCGGTGCTGGGTCTGGACGACGTCGTGCTGCACCTGGCCATCACCCCCGACCGCGGCTACTGCATGTCGGTGCGCGGGTTGGCCCGAGAAATCGCCTGCGCCTACGAGCTGGACTTCGTCGACCCGGCCTCCGACGCGGTGATCGCCCCGTTGCCAGCCGAGGGCGAGGCCTGGCCGCTGACCGTGCAGCCCGAGACCGGCGTGCGCCGGTTCGCGTTGCGTCCCGTCACCGGCATCGATCCCGCCGCGGTCTCGCCCTGGTGGCTGCAGCGCCGCCTGCTGTTGTCGGGCATCCGGGCGACCTCACCGGCCGTGGACGTGACGAACTACGTGATGCTCGAGCTGGGGCACCCGATGCATGCCCACGACCGCAATCGCATCACCGGCGCCCTCACGGTGCGCTTCGCCCGGCCCGGCGAGACCGTCCGCACTCTGGATGACGTTGACCGCAAACTGGATCCGGGTGACGTTCTGATCGTCGACGAGGCGGCGACGGCCGCGATCGGCGGCGTGATGGGCGCGGCCAGCACCGAGGTGCGCGACGATTCCACCGACGTGCTGCTCGAGGCCGCGGTGTGGGATCCGGCCGGCGTATCGCGCACCCAGCGGCGGCTGCACCTGCCCAGCGAGGCGGCGCGCCGGTACGAGCGGGCCGTGGATCCGGCCATTTCGGTGGCCGTCCTGGACCGGTGTGCCGCGCTGCTTGCCGACATCACCGGGGGAACCGCGGCACCCACCCTGAGCGATTGGCGCGGCGACCCGCCAGTGGGCGACTCGGCCGATTGGGCCGGGCCGCCGATCTCGATCGCCGCAGACCTGCCGGACCGCGTCGCCGGGGTGGCATACCCGCCGGGCGCGACCGCGCGCCGGCTTCGCCAGATCGGTGCCGCGGTCACCGAAGACGGCGAACTGCTGACCGTGACGCCGCCCAGCTGGCGTCCGGATCTGCTGCAGCCCGCCGATCTGGTCGAGGAGGTGCTGCGGCTGGAGGGGTTGGAGGCCATCCCGTCCGTGCTGCCGCAAGCTCCCGCGGGCCGCGGGCTGACTGCGGGACAGAAGCGCCGGCGCGCGATCGGCAAGGCGCTGGCCGGTGCTGGGTATGTCGAGGTGCTGCCGACACCGTTTTTGCCCGCGGGTGTGTTCGACCTGTGGGGGCTGGCCGTCGACGATCCGCGACGCAACACCGCCGACGTGCTCAACCCCCTGGAGGCCGACCGCCCGGCCCTGGCCACCACCCTGCTGCCCGGACTGCTGGAATCCCTGGGGCGCAACGTCTCTCGTGGACTGGTCGATGTCGCGCTGTTCGCCATCGCCCAAGTGGTGCAGCCGACCCAGCAGACCGGCCGGCTCGAGCTCATCCCGGTGGATCGCCGGCCGACGGATGCCGAGATCGCAGGCCTCGATGCCTCGTTGCCGCGGCAACCCCAGCACGTGGCCGCGGTGCTGACCGGGCTGCGCGAGCCGCGCGGGCCGTGGGGCCCCGGCCGCCGGGTCGAGGCCGCCGATGCGTTCGAGACGGTGCGAGTCATCGCCCGTGCCGGCGGTTTTGGAGTCACGCTGCGCGCGGCTCAGTATCTGCCGTGGCATCCGGGACGGTGCGCCGAGGTGCTCGTCGGCCAGACCGCCGTCGGCTACGCCGGGCAGCTGCACCCCGCCGTCGTCGAGCGCACGGGCCTGCCGAAGGGCACCTGCGCCATCGAACTGAACCTCGACGCGATTCCGATCGTCGAGGCGCTGCCGGCGCCGCGCGTGTCGCCGTTCCCCGCCGTCTTCCAAGACCTCAGCCTGGTGGTGTCGGCCGAGGTGCCCGCCGCCGCGGTGGTCGACGCCGTCCGCGACGGGGCTGGCGAATTGCTGGAGCACCTCGAGCTGTTCGACGTCTTCACCGGCGCGCAGGTCGGCGAAGGGCGCAAGTCGCTCACCTTCGCCCTGCGGTTCCGGGCGCCCGATCGCACGCTGACCGAGGACGACGCCAGCGCGGCCCGCGATGCCGCCGTGCGCCGTGCCGCCGAGGCGGTCGGCGCCGAGCTGCGCGCTTAG
- a CDS encoding TrmH family RNA methyltransferase encodes MLTERSARVVAAAKLHRHVARRRAGRFLAEGPNLVEAASARGLVREVFVTEAAAQRHATLLAPLDVRGSVHLVTERAAKALSDTVTPSGLVAVCDMAATRLADALAGSPRLVAVAVEIGEPGNAGTLIRIADAMGAAAVILAGHSVDPYNGKCLRASTGSIFTVPVVTEPDAPAVLAALREEGLQTLATTVDGETRLDEADELLTKPTAWLFGPESHGLPIELVKQADHRVCVPMAGGAESLNVAAAAAICLYQSARALGGFTPR; translated from the coding sequence GTGCTGACCGAACGCTCGGCCCGGGTGGTCGCGGCGGCCAAATTGCATCGCCATGTCGCCCGGCGCCGGGCGGGCCGGTTTCTGGCCGAGGGCCCCAATCTGGTCGAGGCGGCCTCGGCGCGCGGGCTGGTCCGCGAAGTGTTCGTCACCGAGGCGGCCGCGCAGCGGCACGCGACGTTGCTGGCGCCGCTGGACGTGCGGGGTTCGGTCCACCTGGTGACCGAGCGCGCGGCAAAAGCATTGTCCGACACCGTTACTCCGTCGGGACTGGTGGCCGTGTGTGACATGGCGGCGACCCGGCTGGCGGATGCGCTGGCCGGCTCGCCGCGGCTGGTCGCGGTCGCCGTCGAGATCGGCGAGCCCGGCAATGCGGGCACGCTGATCCGCATTGCCGACGCGATGGGCGCCGCGGCGGTGATTCTCGCCGGGCACAGTGTCGATCCGTACAACGGCAAGTGCCTGCGCGCGTCGACCGGCAGCATCTTCACGGTTCCGGTGGTGACCGAACCCGACGCGCCCGCGGTGCTGGCCGCGCTGCGCGAGGAGGGGCTACAGACGCTGGCCACCACGGTGGACGGCGAGACGCGCCTCGACGAGGCCGACGAGCTGCTGACGAAACCGACCGCGTGGCTCTTCGGGCCCGAATCGCACGGTCTGCCAATCGAACTCGTCAAGCAGGCGGACCACCGGGTGTGTGTCCCGATGGCCGGCGGCGCCGAAAGCCTGAATGTGGCCGCGGCCGCGGCGATCTGTCTCTACCAGAGCGCTCGGGCGCTGGGCGGGTTCACGCCGCGCTGA
- the rplT gene encoding 50S ribosomal protein L20 has translation MARVKRAVNAQKKRRSVLEASKGYRGQRSRLYRKAKEQQLHSLAYAYRDRRARKGEFRKLWISRINAAARANDITYNRLIQGLKAAGVDVDRKNLADIAVTDPAAFAALVDVARAALPKDLNAPSGEAA, from the coding sequence ATGGCACGCGTGAAGCGGGCAGTCAACGCCCAGAAGAAGAGGCGCAGCGTCCTTGAGGCCTCGAAGGGTTATCGCGGCCAGCGATCCAGGCTTTACCGCAAAGCCAAAGAGCAGCAACTACATTCGCTTGCCTACGCGTACCGCGACCGGCGTGCCCGCAAGGGCGAGTTCCGTAAGTTGTGGATCTCGCGGATCAATGCGGCCGCACGCGCCAACGACATCACCTACAACCGGCTGATCCAGGGCCTGAAGGCCGCCGGTGTCGATGTCGACCGCAAAAACCTCGCCGACATCGCGGTCACCGATCCGGCCGCGTTCGCCGCGCTGGTCGACGTCGCGCGCGCGGCGCTGCCCAAGGACCTCAACGCTCCTTCCGGGGAAGCCGCCTAG
- the pheS gene encoding phenylalanine--tRNA ligase subunit alpha, producing the protein MGDQPVDLSPQALADAVNAARQAIARADDLDTLARIKTEYLGDRSPLALARQALAGLPKEDRADAGKRVNAARVEAQQRYDERLATLRAERDAAVLVAEGIDVTLPSTRQPTGARHPITILAEHVADTFIAMGWELAEGPEVETEQFNFDALNFPPDHPARSEQDTFYIAPENSRQLLRTHTSPVQVRTLLDRELPVYIVSIGRTFRTDELDATHTPVFHQVEGLAVDRGLSMAHLRGTLDAFARAEFGPEARTRIRPHFFPFTEPSAEVDVWFVGKKGGAGWVEWGGCGMVHPNVLRAAGIDAQEYSGFAFGMGLERTLQFRNGIPDMRDMVEGDVRFSLPFGVGT; encoded by the coding sequence GTGGGTGATCAACCCGTCGATCTGTCGCCGCAAGCCTTAGCCGACGCAGTCAACGCTGCCCGCCAGGCCATTGCCCGCGCCGACGACCTCGACACGCTGGCGCGCATCAAGACCGAATACCTCGGTGACCGTTCGCCGTTGGCGCTGGCTCGACAGGCGCTGGCCGGCCTGCCCAAAGAGGATCGCGCCGACGCCGGCAAGCGCGTCAACGCCGCTCGGGTCGAGGCCCAACAACGCTACGACGAACGCCTGGCGACGCTGCGTGCCGAGCGGGACGCGGCCGTGCTCGTCGCCGAGGGCATCGACGTGACGCTGCCGTCGACTCGGCAACCGACCGGCGCCCGGCACCCGATCACGATCCTGGCCGAGCACGTCGCCGACACCTTCATCGCGATGGGATGGGAACTGGCGGAGGGGCCGGAAGTCGAAACCGAGCAGTTCAACTTCGACGCCCTGAACTTCCCGCCGGATCATCCCGCGCGCAGCGAGCAGGACACCTTCTATATCGCCCCGGAGAATTCCCGGCAGCTGCTGCGTACCCACACCTCGCCGGTGCAGGTACGCACCCTGCTCGACCGCGAGTTGCCCGTCTACATCGTGTCGATCGGCCGCACGTTCCGCACCGACGAACTCGACGCCACCCATACGCCCGTCTTCCATCAGGTCGAGGGCCTGGCGGTGGATCGCGGATTGTCGATGGCGCATCTGCGCGGCACGCTCGACGCGTTCGCGCGCGCCGAGTTCGGGCCCGAGGCGCGCACCCGGATCCGGCCGCACTTCTTCCCGTTCACCGAGCCGTCCGCCGAGGTCGACGTCTGGTTCGTCGGCAAGAAGGGCGGCGCCGGTTGGGTGGAATGGGGCGGCTGCGGCATGGTGCACCCGAACGTCTTGCGGGCGGCCGGGATTGACGCGCAAGAATATTCTGGCTTCGCCTTCGGGATGGGTCTGGAACGCACCCTGCAGTTCCGCAACGGGATTCCCGACATGCGCGACATGGTCGAGGGCGACGTCCGGTTCTCGTTGCCGTTCGGGGTGGGTACCTGA